In Indicator indicator isolate 239-I01 chromosome 29, UM_Iind_1.1, whole genome shotgun sequence, the following are encoded in one genomic region:
- the USP36 gene encoding ubiquitin carboxyl-terminal hydrolase 36 gives MPIVEKLREALKPGRPEAGEAGELGRLLAASAKKVLLQKIEFEPASHGFSCELQQLRGKYVLLNPRSEAAGHHRGPEEEPPGKQGSNHAAKGRGDGVPAPQKVLFPMERLSMKWERIYRVGAGLHNLGNTCFLNSTVQCLTYTPPLANYLLSKEHSRSCHHGGFCMMCIMQNHTIQAFANSGNAIKPLSFIRDLKKIAHNIHFGRQEDAHEFLRYTIDAMQKACLNGCTRLDRQTQATTLVHQIFGGYLRSRVKCSVCKNVSDTYDPYLDLALEIGQAANIVRALELFVRPDLLGGENAYMCAKCKKKVPASKRFTIHRASNVLTLSLKRFADFGRRKITKDVGYPELLNIRPYMSQKNGDPIMYGLYAVLVHSGFSCHAGHYYCYVKASNGQWYQMNDDLVRSSNIKVVLNQQAYVLFYLRIPSPRKSSEGAIAKAASSLSTRTGSFSDEVKKTVTCGPLSSPLMGRRPDTLPGKKLPGPEEVGVPVARSTSGTGLKLLNGTAPLKLPAGSLSPKVPLKATCTATALPDDTAQRLKKSLSFLQRPLTPRAAQGFCDTSNTTGAKAELPRQSSWESKQSPTSSKLLLSNGESAGTLERDSSGSSAASPAHSIRGKLAKASQKAKNGTSSFCTSQETDCGTDLPAGSSDELATPKDSKLVKLKTSLLGSTALELSNTMSPPPAKKLVLSAKKGSSLGKASGSDHHAQPHPQFAEHTTHPDSAPQPFSRASREKGSSHISPGFSKKKWRKQQHGAEGSPCASQGKDEISKPPKKKKKLSQEGSVSLMGKEVEGKGGQKGPSCEDMESRPKQYVSDPMKPISHLKKKKKKRRMKETEECCSGTQSLGRGVELELWRTKQRQSVEPGTGESEHRKRKRRESLGSAALECPAANGTCASDSTPVAAHTWDSQDGDGHKHWPATQSPEPGHGAGTARVSVVEELLRNSLDKAYGKQVLTWEGEISAVSQDAIRDATWARSETIIDEWDEEFDRGKVKKVKLKRERRRHFNPFQQLQSKRNFWSMTHPAKVTGLSHRL, from the exons ATGCCGATCgtggagaagctgagggaggcgCTGAAGCCGGGCCGGCCGGAGGCgggagaggctggggagctgggccGATTGCTGGCTGCCTCCGCCAAgaaggtgctgctgcagaagatcGAGTTCGAGCCCGCCAGCCACGGCTTCTCCTGTGAGCTCCAACAGCTCCGTGGCAAGTATGTGTTGCTCAACCCCCGGTCCGAGGCTGCCGGCCACCACCGTGGCCCCGAGGAGGAGCCACCTGGTAAGCAGG GCAGTAACCATGCTGCAAAAGGACGCGGAGACGGGGTCCCTGCTCCCCAGAAGGTGCTTTTCCCCATGGAACGTCTCTCCATGAAGTGGGAGCGGATCTATCGGGTCGGTGCTGGCTTGCACAACCTGGGGAACACCTGCTTCCTCAACTCTACGGTGCAGTGCCTCACCTACACACCACCACTTGCCAACTACCTGCTGTCCAAGGAGCACAGCCGCAGCT GTCACCATGGAGGCTTTTGCATGATGTGTATTATGCAGAACCACACGATCCAGGCTTTTGCCAACAGCGGAAACGCGATAAAGCCTTTGTCCTTCATCCGAGACCTCAAGA AGATTGCCCACAACATCCACTTCGGGAGGCAGGAAGATGCTCACGAGTTCCTGCGTTACACCATCGATGCCATGCAGAAGGCCTGCTTGAATGGCTGTACCAG GTTGGATCGCCAGACCCAGGCCACGACGCTGGTTCACCAGATCTTTGGCGGTTACCTGCGGTCCCGTG TGAAGTGCTCGGTGTGCAAGAATGTCTCGGACACCTACGATCCTTACCTGGACCTGGCGCTGGAGATTGGG CAAGCTGCAAACATAGTGCGGGCACTGGAGCTGTTTGTGAGGCCAGACCTGCTGGGTGGGGAGAATGCCTACATGTGTGCCAA ATGCAAGAAGAAAGTGCCAGCCAGCAAACGCTTCACCATCCACCGAGCCTCCAACGTCCTCACACTCTCGCTGAAGCGCTTTGCTGACTTCGGAAGGCGCAAAATCACAAAG GACGTGGGGTACCCTGAGTTACTGAACATCCGCCCTTACATGTCTCAGAAGAACGGAGATCCCATCATGTATGGGCTCTATGCGGTGCTGGTGCACTCTGGGTTCAGCTGCCATGCAGGGCACTACTACTGCTACGTGAAG GCCAGCAATGGGCAGTGGTATCAAATGAATGATGACCTGGTCCGTTCCAGCAACATCAAAGTGGTCCTCAACCAGCAGGCCTACGTGCTGTTCTACTTGAG aATCCCCAGCCCCAGGAAGAGCTCGGAGGGAGCCATTGCCaaagctgcctccagcctgtccactcGCACTGGCAGCTTCTCTGATGAGGTCAAGAAAACTGTGACCTGTGGGCCACTGTCTTCACCACTGATGGGCCGG AGACCAGACACATTGCCAGGGAAGAAGCTgccagggccagaggaggttggagtcccTGTGGCCCGTAGCACATCTGGGACAGGGCTGAAGCTTCTCAATGGAACTGCTCCACTGAAGCTTCCAGCTGGCTCCCTGTCACCCAAAGTGCCCCTCAAAGCCacctgcacagccacagcattGCCTGATGACACAGCCCAGAGGCTCAAGAAGTcgctctccttcctgcagcgGCCTCTcactcccagagcagctcagggcttCTGTGACACCAGCAACACAACTGGGGCTAAAGCAGAGCTGCCCCGGCAGAGCTCCTGGGAGAGCAAGCAGTCACCTACCTCatccaagctgctgctgagcaatgGGGAAAGCGCTGGGACCCTAGAGAGGGACTCCAGTGGCAGCAGCGCTGCCAGCCCAGCGCACAGCATCAGGGGGAAGCTGGCCAAAGCCTCCCAAAAGGCCAAGAATGGaaccagcagcttctgcaccTCTCAGGAAACAGACTGTGGCACAGacctccctgctggctccagtGATGAGCTGGCTACCCCCAAAGACTCCAAGCTGGTGAAATTGAAAACctccctgctgggcagcactgctctggagcTAAGCAACACCATGTCACCACCACCAGCTAAGAAACTGGTGCTCTCTGCGAAAAAG ggcagcagcctggggaaagCGAGCGGAAGTGACCACCACGCACAACCTCACCCACAATTTGCTGAGCATACTACCCACCCTgactctgctccccagcctttCAGCAGGGCGAG TAGGGAGAAGGGGTCCAGCCACATCAGCCCTGGTTTCTCCAAAAAGAAGTGGCGAAaacagcagcatggagcagagggcagcccTTGTGCTTCACAAGGCAAGGATGAAATCTCCAAACCCcccaagaagaagaagaaactctCTCAGGAGGGCTCAGTGtccctcatggggaaggagGTGGAAGGCAAGGGTGGCCAGAAGGGGCCAAGCTGTGAGGACATGGAGAGCAGGCCTAAGCAATATGTGTCAGACCCCATGAAGCCCATTTCCCATctcaagaagaagaagaaaaagaggagaatgaAGGAGACAGAAGAGTGCTGCTCTGGGACACAGTCTTTGGGCAG GGGAGTTGAGCTTGAGCTCTGGAGGACAAAGCAGCGGCAAAGTGTGGAACCTGGGACCGGAGAGAGCGAGCACCGCAAGCGCAAGCGGAGGGAAAGCCTTGGCAGTGCAGCCTTGGAGTGCCCGGCTGCCAATGGCACCTGTGCCTCAGACAGCACCCCAG TGGCAGCACACACTTGGGACAGCCAGGATGGAGATGGCCACAAGCACTGGCCAGCTACTCAGAGCCCTGAgcctggccatggtgctggcacAGCACGTGTGAGTGtggtggaggagctgctgaggaactCCTTGGACAAGGCTTATGGCAAACAAG TTCTGACCTGGGAAGGTGAGATCTCAGCTgtcagccaggatgccattcgGGATGCAACCTGGGCCCGCAGTGAGACCATCATCGACGAGTGGGACGAGGAGTTTGACAGAGGCAAG GTAAAGAAGGTGAAACTGAAGCGGGAGCGGAGGAGACATTTCAATCCCTTCCAGCAGTTGCAGAGCAAGCGCAACTTCTGGTCCATGACGCATCCTGCCAAGGTGACTGGCCTGAGCCACCGGCTCTGA
- the TIMP2 gene encoding metalloproteinase inhibitor 2 — protein MPAALPSLLAWLAVLLLGRARPADACSCSPIHPQQAFCNADVVIRAKAVSAKEVDSGNDIYGNPIKRIQYEIKQIKMFKGPDQDIEFIYTAPSTAVCGRLLDTGGKKEYLIAGKSEGNGKMHITLCDLVSTWDSLSPTQKKSLNQRYQMGCECKISRCLSIPCFVSSSDECLWTDWAMEKNNVDGRQAKHYACIKRSDGSCAWYRGMAPPKQEFLDIEDP, from the exons ATGCCCGCCGCgctgcccagcctgctggcctggctggccgtgctgctgcttggcaggGCCCGCCCGGCCGACGCCTGCAGCTGCTCGCCCATCCACCCGCAACAGGCCTTCTGCAACGCGGACGTAG TGATCCGAGCAAAGGCTGTCTCTGCGAAAGAGGTGGATTCAGGGAACGACATATACGGGAACCCCATCAAACGAATCCAGTATGAAATCAAGCAGATCAAG atgtTTAAAGGCCCTGACCAGGACATAGAGTTCATCTACACGGCTCCATCCACCGCCGTGTGTGGCCGGCTGCTGGACACCGGCGGGAAGAAGGAGTATCTCATTGCAG gCAAGTCAGAGGGCAATGGGAAGATGCATATTACACTCTGTGACTTGGTCTCTACCTGGGactcactgagtccaacccagAAGAAGAGCCTAAATCAGCGGTACCAGATGGGCTGCGAGTGCAAG ATCTCGCGCTGCCTCTCCATCCCCTGCTTCGTCTCCTCCTCGGACGAGTGTCTCTGGACGGACTGGGCGATGGAGAAGAACAACGTGGACGGGCGGCAGGCGAAGCACTACGCCTGCATCAAGAGGAGCGACGGCTCGTGCGCCTGGTACCGCGGCATGGCCCCCCCCAAGCAAGAGTTTCTCGACATCGAGGACCCCTAA
- the CANT1 gene encoding soluble calcium-activated nucleotidase 1 — MPVPPCHESMSPLRISVGGLPVLASMTKGADPRFRPRWKAIVLSSAFVGFVLLLFCLHRSSPARPSPPNPRNWQLSLRAGDRYNDTYPLSPPQRNPEGLRYRIGVIADLDTQSRSSEEHTWFSYLKKGYLVLSDSGDSVTVEWDKDESVLRSHLAEKGRGMELSELIVFNGKLYAVDDRTGVVYQIEGNKVVPWVILPDGDGTVGKGFKAEWLAVKDEHLYVGGLGKEWTTTRGEVVNENPEWVKVIGYKGDVGHENWVTNYNALRAAAGIRPPGYLIHESASWSDTLQRWFFLPRRASHQRYDERADERRGTNLLLSSTQDFGDVTVGRVGEVVPTHGFSSFKFIPNTDDQIIVALKSEEDEGRIASYIMAFTLDGRFLLPETRIGSVKYEGIEFI; from the exons ATGCCTGTCCCACCCTGCCATGAGTCTATGAGCCCCCTGCGGATCAGCGTGGGTGGTCTGCCTGTGCTCGCGTCCATGACCAAGGGGGCTGACCCCCGCTTCCGACCGCGCTGGAAGGCCATCGTGCTCTCGTCAGCCTTCGTggggtttgtgctgctgctcttctgcctgcacCGCTCCTCTCCTGCCCGGCCCAGCCCACCCAATCCTCGCAACTGGCAGCTCAGCCTGCGGGCAGGGGACCGCTACAATGACACCTACCCACTGTCCCCACCCCAGAGAAACCCTGAGGGCCTGCGCTACCGCATCGGAGTCATCGCGGACCTGGACACGCAGTCCCgcagctctgaggagcacaCCTGGTTCAGTTACCTGAAGAAGGGCTACCTGGTGCTGTCGGACAGCGGGGACAGTGTGACAGTGGAGTGGGACAAGGACGAGAGTGTGCTGCGGTCCCACCTGGCTGAGAAGGGCAGGGGCATGGAGCTCTCCGAGCTAATTGTCTTCAATGGGAAGCTGTATGCAGTGGATGACCGGACAGGAGTGGTCTACCAGATTGAGGGCAACAAGGTggtgccctgggtgatcctccCAGATGGGGATGGCACAGTGGGGAAAG GCTTTAAGGCAGAGTGGCTGGCAGTGAAGGATGAGCACCTCTACGTGGGGGGACTGGGCAAGGAGTGGACCACGACGAGAGGGGAGGTGGTGAATGAGAACCCTGAGTGGGTGAAGGTCATTGGCTACAAGGGCGATGTGGGCCACGAGAACTGGGTGACCAACTACAATGCGCTGAGGGCTGCGGCAGGGATTCGACCCCCAG GTTACCTGATCCACGAGTCGGCCTCCTGGAGCGACACGCTGCAGCGCTGGTTCTTCCTGCCGCGCCGCGCCAGCCACCAGCGCTACGACGAGCGGGCGGACGAGCGGCGAGGCACCAacctgctgctcagctccacgCAGGACTTCGGGGACGTGACAGTGGGGCGGGTGGGTGAGGTGGTCCCCACCCACGGCTTCTCCTCCTTCAAGTTCATCCCCAATACGGACGACCAGATCATCGTGGCACTGAAGTCGGAAGAGGACGAGGGCAGGATCGCCAGCTACATCATGGCCTTCACGCTGGACGGACGCTTCCTGCTGCCCGAGACCAGAATTGGGAGCGTGAAGTACGAGGGCATTGAGTTCATTTAA
- the C1QTNF1 gene encoding complement C1q tumor necrosis factor-related protein 1: MEGSWALSVVLLYCLLLPTHAGSQHLQMDPEEEPSQQRAARAMWEQKAGSAQELPPLPRCVHCCEPPDQRFSYPQYQLVPQINMTILKGEKGDRGERGLQGKFGKTGMAGSRGHAGPKGQKGSVGAPGERCKNHYAAFSVGRKKPLHSNDYYQTLIFDTEFVNLYDHFNMFTGKFYCYVPGIYYFSLNVHTWNQKETYLHIMHNGVEVVILYAQVSDRSIMQSQSVMLELREQDEVWVRLYKGERENAVFSDEYDTYITFSGHLIKYSGDP, from the exons ATGGAGGGGTCTTGGGCACTCAGTGTCGTGCTGCtttactgcctgctgctgcccacccatGCTGGGAGCCAGCATTTGCAGATGGACCCTGAGGAAGAACCGTCCCAGCAGCGTGCTGCCAG GGCCATGTGGGAGCAGaaggctggcagtgcccaggagctgcccccactgccccgCTGCGTCCACTGCTGTGAGCCACCTGACCAGCGCTTCTCCTACCCCCAGTACCAGCTCGTGCCTCAGATCAACATGACCATCCTGAAAG GTGAGAAGGGGGACCGTGGTGAGCGAGGCTTGCAGGGCAAGTTTGGCAAGACCGGGATGGCCGGCAGCAGGGGCCATGCAGGGCCTAAGGGACAGAAGGGCAGTGTGGGAGCCCCAGGGGAGCGCTGCAAGAACCACTATGCTGCCTTCTCGGTGGGCCGCAAGAAACCCCTGCACAGCAACGACTACTACCAGACCCTCATATTTGACACGGAGTTTGTCAACCTCTACGACCACTTCAACATGTTCACGGGCAAGTTCTATTGCTACGTCCCTGGCATCTACTACTTCAGCCTCAACGTGCACACCTGGAACCAGAAGGAGACATACCTGCACATCATGCACAATGGGGTGGAGGTGGTGATCCTCTACGCCCAGGTGAGCGACCGCAGCATCATGCAGAGCCAGAGCGTCATGCTGGAGCTGCGGGAGCAGGATGAGGTCTGGGTGAGGCTCTACAAGGGTGAGCGTGAGAACGCTGTCTTCAGTGATGAGTATGACACTTATATCACCTTCAGTGGCCACCTCATCAAGTACAGTGGGGACCCCTGA